In the Malania oleifera isolate guangnan ecotype guangnan chromosome 1, ASM2987363v1, whole genome shotgun sequence genome, one interval contains:
- the LOC131164968 gene encoding uncharacterized protein LOC131164968: MPLTDPRAGSCLVWLVSSILLAATLTGGIFLSVYIIFPEPRPWLPVAGVSLVCLPWFFWFLTFLYRVFSQLCGGRAGGGGTGGGAGGGNGGNNINVANAMSTGDAPPPEEGRPSGDEEDSPVVSPGTGARRVHFGGAVVVGDHRPLQDGHDNPPETKSINQSTVSTSSSNSDNNNSFASHESEMPLTLSMAS; encoded by the coding sequence ATGCCTTTAACCGACCCAAGGGCCGGTAGCTGCTTGGTATGGCTCGTCTCCTCCATCTTACTCGCCGCTACTCTAACCGGCGGCATCTTCCTTTCCGTCTACATTATCTTTCCCGAACCCAGACCGTGGCTTCCCGTTGCCGGGGTCTCCCTCGTATGCCTTCCCTGGTTCTTCTGGTTTCTCACCTTCCTATACCGCGTCTTTTCCCAACTGTGCGGAGGTAGGGCAGGCGGTGGGGGCACTGGTGGGGGCGCCGGCGGCGGTAACGGTGGGAATAACATTAATGTTGCAAACGCAATGAGTACTGGGGATGCTCCTCCGCCGGAGGAGGGCAGGCCAAGCGGGGATGAGGAGGATTCGCCGGTGGTTTCGCCTGGAACGGGAGCAAGGCGCGTTCATTTCGGAGGCGCAGTGGTGGTGGGGGATCACCGTCCACTCCAAGATGGGCACGACAATCCGCCGGAAACCAAAAGCATAAACCAAAGCACCGTCTCAACGTCGTCCAGCAATTCCGACAACAATAATTCCTTCGCATCGCATGAGAGTGAAATGCCCTTGACATTATCAATGGCTTCTTAA